The Stratiformator vulcanicus genome has a segment encoding these proteins:
- a CDS encoding methyltransferase codes for MRPSPEKRDRRRRARLTERALRTITPDGVVRHGVFKGLKYPRLKSSGSALFPKLLGSYERELHPLLERICKTPYTDVVDIGCAEGYYAVGLAMRLPRATIHAFDTNPKAARLCRKMAELNGVADRLRLGSTCDRGVLVQIPFRGKSLIVSDCEGYEKTLFNARSVAAIAGHDVLIEVHDNFDPSISPHLRSVFEATHDIEVICSIDDPEKPRVYHYDELEAFDVATRQTLLAEKRGAPMEWFFCRSRAA; via the coding sequence GTGCGACCCTCGCCCGAAAAGCGTGACCGACGTCGACGGGCTCGGCTGACCGAGCGGGCCCTGCGAACGATCACCCCCGACGGTGTCGTTCGCCACGGCGTCTTCAAAGGTCTGAAATATCCGCGGTTGAAGTCGTCCGGAAGTGCGCTGTTTCCGAAGCTGCTCGGCAGCTATGAGCGGGAGTTGCATCCCCTGCTCGAACGCATCTGCAAAACGCCGTACACAGACGTCGTCGATATCGGCTGTGCCGAGGGCTATTACGCGGTCGGTCTCGCGATGCGGTTGCCGCGGGCCACGATTCACGCCTTCGATACGAATCCGAAGGCGGCGCGGCTGTGCCGGAAAATGGCCGAACTCAACGGTGTGGCCGATCGTCTGCGACTCGGTTCGACCTGCGATCGCGGCGTGCTCGTTCAAATTCCCTTCCGCGGCAAGTCGCTGATCGTCAGTGACTGCGAGGGCTATGAGAAAACACTGTTCAATGCTCGATCGGTCGCGGCGATTGCCGGGCACGACGTGCTGATTGAAGTTCACGACAACTTCGACCCGTCGATCTCGCCGCACCTGCGAAGCGTGTTCGAAGCGACGCACGACATCGAAGTCATTTGCTCGATCGACGACCCCGAAAAGCCGCGGGTCTACCACTACGATGAGTTGGAAGCGTTTGACGTCGCGACCCGCCAAACGCTGCTCGCCGAAAAACGCGGAGCACCCATGGAGTGGTTTTTTTGCCGTTCGCGAGCGGCCTAG
- a CDS encoding mechanosensitive ion channel family protein: protein MPMQNATPQPDATEQSAGSATAPEGPSTEEIAADPFGIVRDSLSELVESTIAHTPLLIAGLVVLILTWLTSKVATAIYNRTISRSRMRVGLVSLLRQLLQIGIWIAGFLIAAVVMFPGMTPARALALLGVGSVAIGFAFKDIFENFFAGMLILWRFPFDPGDFIECEGITGKVEAITIRLTLVRQPDGQIVTVPNGMLFKNPVRVLTERNTRRISLSVGLPYDCDLSQAKGIILEAVKKCSTVKGPTAVRVLGAEFGGSSINFDVLWWTSTSPMDERESRDEVLIAIKTALDEAGIEIPFPQRTLTFGEPVSVLRNDEGQDG, encoded by the coding sequence ATGCCCATGCAGAACGCGACGCCGCAGCCTGACGCGACGGAACAATCCGCAGGAAGTGCGACCGCGCCCGAGGGTCCTTCGACCGAGGAGATCGCGGCCGATCCGTTCGGCATCGTCCGGGACAGTCTGTCAGAACTCGTCGAAAGCACGATCGCTCACACGCCGTTGCTGATCGCGGGTCTGGTCGTTTTGATTCTGACGTGGCTCACGTCCAAGGTCGCTACAGCCATTTACAACCGGACGATCAGTCGCTCCAGAATGCGGGTCGGACTGGTATCGTTGCTGCGGCAATTGCTGCAGATCGGAATCTGGATTGCCGGCTTTCTGATCGCGGCCGTCGTGATGTTTCCCGGGATGACGCCGGCTCGGGCACTCGCATTGTTGGGCGTGGGTTCTGTCGCGATCGGCTTCGCGTTCAAAGATATCTTCGAGAACTTCTTCGCGGGGATGCTGATCCTGTGGCGGTTCCCGTTCGACCCCGGTGACTTCATCGAATGCGAAGGCATCACCGGGAAGGTCGAAGCGATCACGATTCGGCTCACGCTTGTGCGTCAGCCGGACGGCCAGATCGTGACGGTGCCGAACGGCATGTTGTTCAAGAACCCGGTGCGGGTCTTAACCGAGCGGAATACACGACGCATCAGTTTAAGTGTCGGCTTGCCGTACGACTGCGATTTGTCACAGGCGAAAGGGATCATTTTGGAAGCGGTCAAGAAGTGTTCGACGGTCAAAGGGCCGACCGCTGTCCGGGTACTCGGAGCAGAATTCGGTGGGTCATCGATCAATTTCGATGTGCTGTGGTGGACTTCGACCTCTCCGATGGACGAGCGGGAATCGCGCGATGAAGTGCTGATCGCGATCAAAACCGCGCTCGACGAAGCCGGCATCGAAATCCCGTTTCCGCAGCGCACGCTCACCTTCGGGGAGCCGGTGTCGGTCCTGCGAAACGACGAGGGCCAGGACGGCTGA
- the uvrA gene encoding excinuclease ABC subunit UvrA, translating into MPASDIIIRGAREHNLQNVDLRLPKDQLIVMTGVSGSGKSSLAFDTLYAEGQRRYVESLSSYARQFLGQMPKPDVDSISGLAPSISIEQKTAGRNPRSTVGTITEIYDYLRVLFARVGQGYCYVSGLPIRAQTTEQIVDAIAALEDGTKYQILSPLIQNQKGEFRDLFEDLLKQGYLRARIDGEFYELTNPPKLRKHYKHNIELVIDRLVAGKANRSRLTEAVESALRMGERRLILVTEGGQSRGKGRDEKKKGEAHGSHPVGPEKLYSADYSCPESGMSYEPPSPQLFSFNSPLGMCHDCNGLGRRSDFVLDLLIPDPKKSVSRGAIELLGSFGKIGKWRKHLYKGAAEAIEEDLGMKGGTLLKTPWNKLSEEARDRFLNGTGDRHVTYTWRGWKHGGTWDGVISELAESYRSSSNPMRRRQLEKFMEWTTCSSCEGGRLSRQARNVRIKSNSESFQAHGLQPVGLELSLPQVCALSIEDIYDFFESLELDETRQHIAEEVLKEIRGRLSFLLRCGLHYLTLDRPAPTLSGGESQRIRLAGQIGCGLVGVVYILDEPSIGLHPRDNAMLLESLEDLRDQGNTVIVVEHDEETMRAADRVIDFGPGPGIRGGEIVVDGTVEDVLKNKKSLTGAYLSGRKVIEVPSERRKVGGASGKAKSGKRKAGKRKDDAPTPARPDARSLRITGATHNNLKAIEAEFPLGTFMCVTGVSGSGKSSLVNDILWQVLNRDVNGGNGDPGPHDVFEGIDLLDKAIDIDQSPIGRTPRSNPATYTKLFDEIRALYTKVPEAKVRGYGPGRFSFNVPGGRCEACEGYGATKLEMDFLADIWVQCPVCEGRRFNRETLEIEFKGKSIADVLAMDVQEALTHFEHVPKVNRFLKTLHDVGLDYIKLGQPSPTLSGGEAQRIKLSRELGKRTTGKTFYVLDEPTTGLHFADVHKLLDVLHSLVDQGNTVLVVEHNLDVIKTADWVIDLGPEGGAGGGRIVATGTPEEIAVCEESFTGRALRSVLDIGALGREGEKAKENGASALASPRNRWQIAPSTNGDSTKEITIRGARQHNLQDLDVTIPRNRMSVFSGPSGSGKSSLAMDTLYAEGQRRYVESLSAYARQFLGQMPKPKVEHVHGLSPAIAIEQKTVGSTPRSTVGTVTEIYDYLRILFARLGTPFCPDCEIPVGQSTTDEIVERVIGLEKAENGKRKADETSGMRALLMAPLVIHKGESFERLWEKLKADGYQRVRIDGETYSIDEVPDISHRGDHRVEVVVDRVTIDAKNRSRIADSIESALSVGRGVLRVAIADTEIAEPDWQVRRFSQHFACPQCDRSFEHLTPQNFSFNSPLGWCDACEGLGVETGTDRSVLVANENLSLREGAITAWPKPAENPLFARMLEAMAKTFGLDLDAPFYRLDPRKQRVVFYGSDREVTVPATKSEPAFGFTYKGLYPAMNEASRLSYHYRQKMRDMVGEMPCSACDGDRVRDDAAAFRFRDVTLPQLCKLPMGEAFEWLQNVKLKKAEKGVAGDLLDEATSRLRFLVDVGLEYLAMDRTMPSLSGGESQRIRLAGQIGRSLTGVLYVLDEPTIGLHPRDNGRLIGALAKLRDLGNTVVLVEHDREVIEASDRIYDFGPGAGRLGGQVTAEGTPKQVARKKSSLTGRYLADRASIPVPTVRRVGVGGSGREHAKEVRTDAPTHRHPLPEHDAGWLELTGCNHHNLRGVDLRVPLATLTCITGVSGSGKSSLIEGTLAPAVARRLNMAGDTPGPFGQLRGVEKIGKIIAVDQQPLGNTPASNPATYTGVFDQVRELFARLPDAKVRGYKPGRFSFNRPGGRCEDCEGLGQKKIEMHFLPDVWVECETCRGKRYNAETLAVQFRGRSISDVLEMPIGEAYELFENVPKIRSVLGVLCAIGLDYLTLGQSAPTLSGGEAQRVKLAAELARPNSGRTLYLLDEPTTGLHFDDIAKLLTVLNSLVDLGNTVVVIEHNLDVIKTADWLVDLGPEAGVGGGRIVAEGTPEELVESKGEARREKREAGRFVSHTARLLAPVLESSQRAERASFDIKREAKKRSGDVDVKQVGRDAKMPWQVDGLLWHTEKRLAHNGKPAKWEGGALLSVLAELEMMGGFAEPNFNHKSVVEVLGQSKQGGWFLHAKTGQEWFLMLTFRVKKNYFTEASLARKIDLPPADELEDLPVYGPDPRLWVKNIRGPWQEVTFKVHWQEEVETKAFKNFLKEAKRAFLAQAEQTKLDLTELAPWKVLGRKWHTSQKGLANGANANQPELTDELCTLIEASGSGLDVDWSGKTKVIYRKGGKVAAELFPKRKGGVRLHLPVESGSVPLGTVAELGRKPEVTAGAKGDVVKLRFTSRAQVSSAKLRSFLAERLS; encoded by the coding sequence ATGCCCGCCTCCGACATCATTATTCGCGGTGCTCGCGAACATAATCTGCAGAACGTTGACCTCCGGCTGCCGAAGGATCAGCTCATCGTGATGACGGGCGTGAGCGGCTCGGGGAAGAGTTCGCTCGCGTTCGACACGCTCTACGCCGAGGGGCAGCGGCGGTACGTCGAGTCCCTCTCCAGCTACGCCCGGCAGTTCCTCGGCCAGATGCCCAAGCCCGATGTCGACTCGATCAGCGGGCTGGCGCCGTCGATCTCGATCGAGCAGAAAACGGCCGGTCGCAATCCTCGCAGCACCGTCGGCACGATCACCGAGATTTACGACTATCTCCGCGTGCTGTTTGCCCGGGTGGGGCAGGGCTACTGCTACGTGTCGGGACTGCCGATCCGTGCTCAGACGACCGAACAGATCGTCGATGCGATCGCCGCGCTCGAAGACGGCACGAAGTATCAAATTCTCTCCCCTCTGATTCAAAACCAAAAGGGCGAATTCCGCGATCTGTTCGAGGACCTGCTCAAGCAGGGCTATCTCCGCGCCCGCATCGACGGAGAGTTTTATGAACTCACCAACCCGCCGAAGCTCCGCAAGCACTACAAGCACAACATCGAATTGGTCATCGACCGGCTCGTCGCGGGCAAAGCAAACCGCTCCCGCCTAACCGAAGCCGTCGAGTCGGCCCTCCGCATGGGCGAACGGCGCCTCATTCTCGTCACTGAGGGCGGGCAGAGCCGGGGGAAGGGGCGAGACGAGAAAAAGAAGGGCGAAGCCCACGGGTCGCACCCCGTGGGTCCCGAAAAACTTTACAGCGCCGACTACAGTTGCCCCGAGAGCGGGATGAGCTACGAGCCGCCGTCGCCGCAACTTTTCAGCTTCAACAGTCCATTGGGGATGTGCCACGACTGCAACGGCCTCGGCCGGCGGTCCGACTTCGTGCTCGACCTGCTGATTCCCGACCCGAAGAAGTCGGTCAGCCGCGGCGCGATCGAATTGCTCGGTTCATTCGGCAAGATCGGCAAATGGCGGAAGCACCTCTACAAGGGCGCGGCTGAAGCGATCGAAGAAGACCTCGGGATGAAGGGCGGCACGCTCCTCAAGACGCCGTGGAACAAGCTCTCGGAGGAAGCCCGAGATCGCTTCCTCAATGGCACCGGCGACCGGCACGTCACCTACACGTGGCGGGGCTGGAAGCACGGCGGCACATGGGACGGCGTGATTTCGGAACTCGCCGAGAGCTATCGGTCGTCGAGCAACCCGATGCGCCGCCGACAGCTCGAAAAGTTCATGGAGTGGACGACGTGCTCCTCGTGCGAGGGCGGGCGCCTCAGTCGCCAGGCCCGCAACGTTCGCATCAAATCAAATAGCGAATCATTCCAAGCCCACGGGTTGCAACCCGTGGGCTTGGAACTCTCGCTCCCCCAAGTCTGCGCCCTTTCGATCGAAGATATCTATGACTTCTTCGAGTCACTCGAACTCGACGAGACCCGTCAACACATCGCGGAGGAAGTGCTGAAGGAAATCCGCGGTCGACTCAGCTTCCTGCTGCGGTGCGGATTGCATTACCTCACGCTCGACCGTCCCGCCCCGACGCTCTCCGGTGGGGAGTCGCAGCGGATTCGCCTCGCGGGACAGATCGGCTGCGGACTCGTGGGGGTCGTCTACATCCTCGACGAACCGTCGATCGGCCTGCACCCGCGCGACAACGCAATGCTGCTGGAGAGTCTCGAAGACCTCCGCGATCAGGGCAATACGGTCATCGTGGTCGAGCACGACGAGGAGACGATGCGGGCAGCCGACCGTGTGATCGACTTCGGCCCCGGCCCCGGCATCCGCGGCGGCGAGATCGTGGTCGACGGCACCGTCGAAGACGTGTTGAAGAACAAGAAAAGCCTGACCGGGGCGTATCTGAGCGGCCGGAAGGTGATCGAGGTCCCGAGTGAACGGCGAAAAGTCGGAGGCGCGAGCGGGAAAGCGAAGAGCGGAAAGCGGAAAGCCGGCAAGCGCAAGGACGACGCACCGACGCCCGCTCGCCCCGACGCCCGCTCCCTCCGCATCACCGGCGCGACTCACAACAACCTCAAGGCCATCGAAGCAGAGTTCCCGCTCGGAACGTTCATGTGTGTCACGGGCGTCAGCGGCTCGGGGAAGAGTTCGCTCGTCAACGACATTCTATGGCAGGTGCTCAATCGGGACGTGAACGGCGGCAACGGCGATCCCGGACCGCACGATGTGTTCGAAGGCATCGATCTGCTCGACAAGGCGATCGACATCGATCAGTCGCCGATCGGCCGGACACCTCGCTCCAACCCCGCGACCTACACGAAACTCTTCGACGAGATTCGTGCGCTCTACACGAAGGTGCCGGAGGCGAAGGTCCGGGGTTACGGGCCGGGGCGGTTCAGCTTCAATGTCCCCGGGGGGCGCTGCGAGGCGTGTGAGGGATACGGCGCGACGAAGCTCGAGATGGATTTCCTCGCTGATATCTGGGTGCAGTGTCCGGTCTGCGAGGGGCGACGCTTCAACCGCGAAACGTTGGAGATCGAGTTCAAAGGCAAGAGCATCGCCGACGTTCTCGCCATGGACGTGCAGGAGGCGCTGACTCACTTCGAGCACGTGCCGAAGGTCAATCGCTTCCTCAAGACGCTGCACGACGTCGGGCTCGATTACATCAAGCTGGGGCAGCCGTCGCCGACGCTGTCTGGGGGCGAAGCCCAGCGGATCAAGCTCTCGCGTGAACTCGGCAAGCGAACGACCGGTAAGACGTTTTACGTGCTCGATGAACCGACGACCGGGCTGCACTTCGCCGACGTTCACAAACTGCTCGACGTGCTGCACAGCCTCGTCGATCAGGGCAACACGGTGCTCGTGGTCGAGCACAACCTCGATGTCATCAAGACCGCCGACTGGGTGATCGACCTTGGCCCCGAAGGGGGCGCCGGCGGCGGACGGATCGTCGCGACCGGTACGCCGGAAGAGATCGCGGTGTGTGAGGAGTCGTTCACCGGACGGGCGTTGCGGTCGGTGTTGGACATCGGTGCGTTGGGGCGAGAAGGCGAGAAGGCGAAGGAGAACGGCGCGTCCGCTCTCGCGTCTCCCCGGAATCGTTGGCAGATTGCGCCTTCAACGAACGGCGATTCGACGAAGGAGATCACCATCCGCGGGGCCCGGCAGCACAATCTGCAGGACCTCGACGTGACGATCCCGCGGAATCGGATGAGCGTCTTCAGCGGGCCGAGCGGCAGCGGCAAGAGCTCGCTCGCGATGGACACGCTCTATGCCGAGGGGCAGCGGCGGTACGTCGAATCGCTGTCAGCGTACGCCCGGCAGTTCCTCGGCCAGATGCCGAAGCCGAAGGTCGAACACGTCCACGGCCTCTCCCCGGCGATCGCGATCGAGCAGAAGACCGTCGGCAGCACACCCCGCAGCACCGTCGGCACAGTCACGGAAATCTACGACTATCTCCGCATTCTCTTCGCTCGCCTCGGCACGCCGTTTTGTCCCGATTGTGAGATCCCCGTTGGGCAGAGCACGACGGATGAGATCGTCGAGCGGGTGATCGGGTTAGAAAAAGCGGAAAACGGAAAGCGGAAAGCGGATGAGACGAGCGGAATGCGTGCATTGCTCATGGCGCCGCTTGTCATCCACAAGGGCGAGTCGTTCGAGCGATTGTGGGAGAAACTCAAAGCGGACGGGTATCAGCGGGTCCGAATCGACGGGGAGACGTATTCGATTGACGAAGTCCCGGACATCTCGCACCGGGGCGATCACAGGGTGGAAGTGGTCGTTGACCGGGTGACGATCGACGCGAAGAACCGCAGCCGGATCGCGGACAGTATTGAGTCGGCGTTGTCGGTCGGCCGGGGCGTGCTGCGGGTCGCGATTGCCGACACTGAGATCGCCGAGCCTGACTGGCAGGTGCGGCGGTTCAGCCAGCACTTCGCCTGTCCACAGTGCGATCGCAGCTTCGAGCATCTGACGCCGCAGAACTTCTCGTTCAACAGCCCTCTCGGTTGGTGCGATGCCTGCGAAGGCCTTGGCGTCGAGACGGGAACCGATCGCTCGGTGCTCGTGGCGAATGAGAATCTGTCGCTACGCGAGGGGGCAATCACCGCATGGCCGAAGCCGGCGGAGAACCCGCTGTTCGCGCGGATGCTGGAGGCGATGGCGAAGACCTTCGGCCTCGATCTCGACGCACCGTTCTATCGTCTCGACCCGCGGAAGCAGCGCGTGGTCTTCTACGGGTCCGATCGCGAGGTCACCGTCCCCGCGACGAAGTCGGAGCCGGCCTTCGGGTTCACCTACAAGGGTCTATACCCGGCGATGAACGAAGCCTCGCGGCTGTCGTATCACTACCGGCAGAAGATGCGCGACATGGTCGGCGAGATGCCCTGCTCGGCATGCGACGGCGACCGGGTCCGCGACGATGCCGCCGCATTTCGCTTCCGCGACGTCACGCTGCCGCAACTTTGCAAGCTTCCGATGGGGGAGGCGTTCGAGTGGCTCCAGAACGTCAAGCTGAAGAAGGCGGAGAAGGGGGTCGCGGGAGACCTGTTGGACGAAGCGACGAGTCGGCTGCGGTTCCTGGTCGACGTCGGGCTCGAATACCTTGCAATGGACCGCACGATGCCGTCGCTCTCAGGCGGGGAAAGCCAGCGCATCCGCCTCGCAGGGCAGATCGGGCGGTCGCTGACGGGTGTGCTGTACGTCCTCGACGAACCGACGATCGGTCTGCACCCGCGCGACAACGGTCGATTGATCGGAGCGCTCGCGAAGCTGCGCGACCTCGGCAATACGGTGGTGCTCGTCGAGCATGACCGCGAAGTCATCGAAGCGTCGGACCGCATTTACGACTTCGGCCCCGGTGCCGGACGCCTTGGCGGGCAGGTCACGGCGGAGGGGACTCCCAAGCAGGTCGCGCGGAAGAAGTCATCGCTAACCGGGCGATATCTGGCCGATCGAGCCTCGATCCCGGTGCCTACGGTGAGGCGAGTGGGCGTCGGTGGGAGTGGGCGTGAGCACGCGAAAGAAGTTCGCACAGACGCACCGACGCACCGACACCCCCTCCCCGAGCACGATGCCGGTTGGCTCGAATTGACGGGTTGCAACCACCACAACCTGCGCGGCGTCGATCTGCGAGTTCCGCTCGCGACGCTCACGTGCATCACGGGCGTCTCCGGGTCGGGGAAGAGTTCGCTGATCGAGGGCACGCTCGCGCCGGCGGTCGCGCGGCGACTCAACATGGCGGGGGACACGCCGGGGCCGTTCGGTCAGCTGCGTGGCGTCGAAAAGATCGGCAAGATCATCGCCGTCGATCAGCAACCGCTCGGCAACACGCCCGCATCGAACCCCGCGACCTACACCGGCGTGTTCGATCAGGTCCGCGAGCTATTCGCGCGACTGCCCGATGCCAAAGTCCGCGGCTACAAACCGGGGCGGTTCAGCTTCAATCGACCCGGGGGACGCTGCGAGGACTGCGAAGGCCTCGGCCAGAAGAAGATCGAAATGCACTTCCTGCCCGACGTGTGGGTCGAGTGCGAAACCTGCCGCGGCAAGCGCTACAACGCCGAAACTCTCGCGGTGCAATTCCGCGGACGAAGCATCTCCGACGTGCTGGAGATGCCGATCGGCGAGGCGTATGAACTGTTCGAGAACGTGCCGAAGATCCGCTCGGTGCTCGGAGTGCTGTGCGCGATCGGGCTCGATTACCTGACGCTCGGGCAGTCGGCTCCGACCCTTTCCGGCGGCGAAGCCCAACGGGTGAAACTCGCGGCGGAACTCGCGCGGCCGAACAGCGGGCGGACGCTCTATCTGCTCGATGAACCGACGACGGGGCTGCACTTTGACGACATCGCCAAGCTGCTGACAGTGCTCAACAGCCTCGTCGATCTCGGCAACACCGTGGTCGTGATCGAGCACAACCTCGACGTAATCAAGACCGCCGACTGGCTCGTCGACCTCGGCCCCGAAGCAGGCGTCGGCGGCGGTCGCATCGTCGCGGAGGGAACGCCGGAGGAGTTAGTCGAGAGTAAGGGAGAAGCGAGAAGGGAGAAGCGAGAAGCGGGAAGATTCGTTTCTCATACGGCGCGACTTCTTGCGCCTGTGTTGGAGTCGAGTCAGCGGGCGGAGCGGGCTTCGTTCGACATCAAGCGGGAAGCGAAGAAACGCTCAGGGGACGTCGACGTCAAACAGGTCGGCCGCGATGCCAAAATGCCCTGGCAGGTCGATGGTTTGCTCTGGCACACCGAGAAACGGCTCGCTCACAACGGGAAGCCCGCCAAATGGGAAGGCGGGGCGTTGCTGAGCGTGCTCGCGGAATTGGAGATGATGGGCGGGTTCGCCGAGCCGAACTTCAATCACAAAAGCGTCGTCGAGGTGCTTGGCCAATCGAAGCAGGGGGGCTGGTTCCTGCACGCGAAGACGGGGCAGGAATGGTTCCTGATGCTCACCTTCCGGGTGAAGAAAAATTACTTCACGGAGGCGTCGCTCGCCCGGAAAATTGATCTCCCACCCGCCGACGAATTGGAAGACCTCCCGGTCTACGGACCCGACCCGCGGTTGTGGGTGAAGAACATCCGCGGCCCGTGGCAGGAGGTCACATTCAAAGTTCACTGGCAGGAAGAGGTCGAGACGAAGGCGTTCAAGAACTTCCTGAAAGAGGCGAAGAGAGCATTTCTTGCACAGGCCGAGCAAACGAAGCTCGATCTCACGGAACTTGCACCGTGGAAAGTGCTTGGGCGGAAGTGGCATACCTCGCAGAAGGGACTCGCAAACGGCGCCAACGCCAACCAACCGGAACTGACCGACGAGTTGTGTACGTTGATCGAAGCCTCGGGCTCCGGCCTCGACGTTGACTGGAGCGGCAAAACCAAAGTGATCTATCGCAAGGGGGGCAAGGTCGCGGCGGAACTGTTCCCGAAGCGAAAGGGAGGAGTACGGCTGCACCTGCCGGTCGAATCGGGCAGCGTGCCGCTCGGAACGGTGGCGGAACTGGGCCGCAAGCCGGAAGTTACCGCGGGCGCGAAAGGTGACGTTGTGAAGCTTCGGTTTACTTCGCGCGCTCAGGTTTCGTCGGCGAAGCTTCGCTCGTTTCTTGCGGAGCGGCTTTCTTGA
- a CDS encoding autotransporter outer membrane beta-barrel domain-containing protein gives MQWTYPTVRKASLATVLTVATIVPSVAHGQTDLRTVSRTVNQRSVANALETIRPTVSPGDDMFEVIDSFENPGITPAEQREGLQMLSGEAVAGVFAPRLALTRQFDRMLLEQIRPIGPERPGQIIGAPAVGGYSGGAIVRGQSACKDCGDVGCGNWGACGSRAYYRNPRPSTWARLFAYDSQVDSDPNDPIGFDSDAYGVLTGISIPFGDSLLLGGAFGYANGEFDPDNRLGGVDSDTYRGSLFGRFLGDDFYILGSVNYGYDTFASSRRLEYCDIFRFASATEFDAHNFDTSFELGTTLQPTCNVAVQPLIGFRYIRLWRDSFVENGASDASLAFGSAAVDAFDFRLGGRVTGRRELRRGLLFLPELRAWWMHDFLADQSTTTAAFTGAPGVPFIVRGAAGDDNFAVLGAGATFALYNTTAITLQYDTAMSDDAMVHAGNAGLLFTW, from the coding sequence ATGCAGTGGACGTACCCGACCGTCCGAAAAGCGTCGCTCGCAACCGTTTTGACGGTTGCGACGATCGTTCCTTCGGTCGCCCACGGACAGACCGATCTGAGAACCGTTTCCCGGACGGTCAACCAACGTTCGGTTGCGAATGCTTTGGAGACGATTCGTCCGACCGTCAGTCCGGGCGATGACATGTTCGAAGTGATCGATTCGTTTGAGAATCCGGGGATCACTCCCGCCGAACAGCGCGAGGGGTTGCAGATGCTCAGCGGCGAGGCCGTCGCCGGCGTCTTTGCCCCGCGGCTGGCATTGACCCGGCAATTCGATCGCATGCTGCTCGAACAAATTCGCCCGATCGGTCCGGAGCGACCGGGGCAAATCATCGGCGCGCCCGCCGTCGGCGGCTATTCCGGCGGAGCGATCGTTCGCGGCCAAAGTGCCTGCAAAGATTGCGGGGACGTGGGCTGCGGCAATTGGGGGGCCTGCGGGTCGCGGGCGTACTATCGCAACCCGCGACCCAGTACGTGGGCTCGTCTGTTCGCGTACGATTCGCAAGTCGACAGCGATCCGAACGACCCAATCGGGTTTGACTCGGACGCCTACGGTGTGCTGACGGGAATCAGCATTCCGTTCGGCGATTCGCTCTTGCTCGGTGGTGCGTTCGGCTACGCCAACGGGGAATTTGATCCGGATAACCGGCTCGGCGGCGTTGATTCCGACACCTATCGCGGCAGTTTATTCGGTCGTTTTCTCGGTGACGACTTCTACATTCTCGGCAGCGTCAATTACGGGTACGACACCTTCGCGTCGAGTCGACGGCTCGAGTACTGCGACATCTTTCGATTCGCCAGCGCGACGGAATTCGATGCCCATAATTTCGATACGTCGTTCGAATTGGGGACGACGCTCCAACCGACCTGCAACGTCGCCGTGCAACCGCTGATCGGTTTCCGCTACATCCGACTTTGGCGAGACAGTTTCGTAGAGAATGGCGCGTCCGATGCCTCGCTGGCCTTCGGGTCGGCGGCGGTCGACGCGTTCGATTTTCGGCTCGGGGGTCGGGTCACCGGGCGTAGAGAACTTCGCCGGGGCCTGCTCTTTCTGCCCGAACTACGGGCTTGGTGGATGCACGATTTTCTGGCGGACCAGTCGACCACGACCGCCGCGTTCACCGGAGCACCGGGTGTGCCGTTCATTGTTCGCGGGGCGGCGGGGGACGATAACTTCGCGGTGCTCGGAGCCGGGGCGACCTTCGCCTTGTACAACACGACGGCCATCACCCTGCAATACGACACGGCGATGAGCGACGACGCGATGGTCCACGCGGGCAACGCCGGTCTGCTGTTCACCTGGTGA
- a CDS encoding arsenate reductase ArsC has translation MADQRGRPRVLFLCTGNSCRSQMAEGWARSLLDSDIDACSAGVDPNKLNTLAVKVMDEAGIDISAHESKAIDACEPDTIDLVVTVCGHADETCPTFPGKTTIVHRPFDDPPKLAADAKSEDEALPIYRRVRDEIKSFVEGLPALLREHGLQQ, from the coding sequence ATGGCCGATCAACGCGGGCGACCGCGAGTTTTGTTTTTGTGTACCGGCAATTCCTGCCGCAGCCAAATGGCCGAAGGCTGGGCCCGGTCGTTGCTTGATTCCGACATCGATGCGTGCAGCGCCGGGGTCGATCCGAACAAGCTCAATACCCTTGCCGTCAAAGTGATGGACGAGGCGGGGATCGATATCAGTGCCCACGAGAGCAAGGCGATCGACGCCTGCGAGCCGGACACAATCGATCTGGTGGTCACCGTGTGCGGACACGCAGACGAGACCTGCCCCACATTTCCCGGCAAAACGACGATCGTGCATCGGCCATTCGATGACCCGCCGAAGCTGGCCGCGGATGCGAAGTCAGAAGACGAGGCCCTGCCGATTTATCGACGCGTCCGCGACGAGATCAAATCGTTCGTCGAGGGGTTGCCGGCACTGCTGCGTGAGCACGGATTGCAGCAATAA